The genomic segment GCGGTGATGGCCGGGTTCGCGGCCCGGGTGCTCATCCCCGCCGGGCGGCTGCCGTGGCGCTGTCTGGGGCTGCTGCCGCCGTTGATGCGCCGGGCCGACGTGGCGGGCCTGGCCCTCACCGCGCTCGGCGTGGCGCTGCTGGCGTTGTTCGCCGCCGTGCCGTGGTGGCCGCTGCCGGTGGTCGCGCTGGCCGTGACGCCGTTGCTGTGGCTGCTGGGCCTGACCGAGCTGCTGGGTGCGGGTCTCGATGACCCGGGCAGCCGGCAGGCGCTGAGCGACTGGACCGACGAGCTGCGCGACTGGTGGCGCACCACCAAGAGGGACCTGCGCGACGCCTGGAAGGACGACGAGGCCGGACCGGAGAACGGCCCGGCCCCACGCTGATCAACCCGACGCCCAGGCCCTTGCGACGGCCAGGGGCGGGGCGGTCAGCCTATTTGTCCGACGAGGGCGCGGAGGGCGAAGAACCGGAGGACGAAGGAGCGGCAACCGCGCCGGATGGGCGGCGGGCCGAACGCGCATAGGCCAGCATCGCCACGATCAGCGCCAGCACGCCCGCGACCAGCCCGGCGATCCCGAACACGTCGGTGCCGTCCGAGTCCTCCGCGGGGGCGGGCTCGGCCACGGCCGTGGCCACCGGGGCCGCGGCGGCCGCGTCGCCGCCCTCGGCGCCGGCCGCGGTCAGCTTGAGCACGGGGGCGGGCGACTCGGGCTCGGTGCCGTCGGTCGACGGCTCGTCGATCCACCGCACGACCGTGTTGTCGGAGTAGGTCTGCAACGCCTTGAAGATCATGTCGCCCGACTCGGGCAGCGGGCCCAGCGAGACGTCGAACTCCTGGAACTGACCCGGCTTGATCTCCGAGCCCGCCTTGGCCGTCCACGTGATCTTGGAGACGGCCTCGGTGATCTGCGCGCCGTGCGCCTCGAGCGGCTTGTCGAGCCGGCCGATCGTGGTGGCGACGTCCCACCCGGTCAGCGGCTTGACCGAGACCGAGGCCACCGGCTTGTCGGCGGGCAGGTTGATCTCGACCTTGGTCGTCGACTCCTTGTCGGACTCGTTGGGCACCCGGAAGGTGACCTTGGAATACCCACCGGCCGTCGCGGTTCCGGGGTTCACCGTGACGTGAGCGGCGGCGGGGGAGGCCAGCGCGAGGGTGAACCCGAGGACGGTGGCGCCCACCAGAGCCGAGCGCTTGAACAGGGACATCCTTGTCGAACCTTCCGTGGGGGGAATACCGGCGTACGGCATTGGTCGCTCCCGGCCGCGGATTAGTTCCCGGCGAATTTCTCATGCAGAGCCGGCAGCCGTACGTCGACCCGCAGCCCCGGAGACGCATCACTCAACGTCACGATACCTCCGTGCCGGCGGACCAGTTCGCGCACGATCGCCAGCCCCAGCCCGGAGCCGCCGGCGTCCCGCGCCCGCGCATCGTCGAGCCTGGTGAAGCGGTCGAAGACGCGTTCCCGGTCGGCCTGCGGGATGCCCGGGCCGTCGTCGGTCACGGTGATCAGCCGGTACGTGCCGTTCTCACTCACCGTCGCCTGCACGCTCGATGTGGCGTGCCGGACGGCGTTGTCCAGGAGGTTGGCCACCACCCGGCCCAGCGCGTCGGGCTCGCCGGTCACCTCCATGGGCGCCGGCGGCCGCACGTAGGTCACCGCCGGATAGCGGTCGGCCACGTCGCCGACCAGCGCGCCCAGGTCGACCGAGCGGAACGGCGCCGCGACGGCCCGGCCGCCCCCGTCGTCCGCGCGGGCCAGCAGCAGCAGGTCGTCGACGAGCCGGCTGAGCCGGTCCACGTCGGTCAGCAGGTCGCCGGTGAGCGCAGCCCAGTCGGTGTCGGGCAGGCGCTGGGCCACCTCGAGCTCGGTTCGCATGTTGGTCAGCGGGCTGCGCAGCTCGTGCGCGGCGTCGGCCACGAACGCGCGCTGGCGCACCCGGGCCGATTCGAGCCGGGACAGCATGCCGTTGAGCGTGACCGCCAGCCGGTGGATCTCGTCGCGCGACTCCGGCACCGGCAACCGCCCGGCCCGGGTGCCGCCGGTGATCTCCTCGGCCCCGGCCCGCAGCGCGTCGACCGGGTGCAGCGCGGCCCCCAGGGCCCGCCACAGCACGATCGCCAGCAGCGCGATGATCAGCGGGAACGTGACCAGCAGGGCCAGCCGGAGGATGTGCACGCCCTGCCGCAGGTCGTTGGTCGAGCGCGCGACCAGCACCCGCTGCGGGTCGGTGGGCGGCCCGGCGGTCAGCATCACCACGCGGGCGTCGCCCGGCAGGCCGATCCGGCTGCCCGGGATGTCGCGCACCTCACCGTCGCGCAGCCCGTTCAGCTCGTCGTCGTGCAGCATCGGCACCAGCCGGTCGGCGCCCGCCGAGATCGCCAGCACCCGGCCCCGGGCGTCGATGACCTGCACCTGCATGGCCGGGTTGGCCTCGATGCGCTGGCTCAGCGACTTCTGGTCGATGAGGTTGACCACACCGCGCGCAGTCTCCTGCGTCTCGGTGCTGATCGCCCGCAGCAGCGCGAAGTTGAGCACGCCGATCAGCAGCACGCCGCCCGCGGCCAGGCCGACGGTCAGCGCCAGCACGGAGACGAGCACGAGCCGGGCCCGCAGGCTGAGCTCGCGGGGGCGCCGCATCTAGCGCGCCGCCAGCCGGTAACCCGCACCGCGTACGGTCTCGAGCCGCTCACGTCCGATCTTGCGGCGCAGGTAGCCCACGTAGACCTCGACCGCGTTGGGGGCCGTCTCGATCGCCGCGTCCCACACGTGGTCGAGCAGCTCGATCTTGCTGACCACCTCGCCGGGCCGGCGGATCAGGTATTCGAGCAGGGCGAACTCGCGGGCCGTGAGCGTCACCTCCGCGCCG from the Paractinoplanes abujensis genome contains:
- a CDS encoding YcnI family copper-binding membrane protein, which codes for MSLFKRSALVGATVLGFTLALASPAAAHVTVNPGTATAGGYSKVTFRVPNESDKESTTKVEINLPADKPVASVSVKPLTGWDVATTIGRLDKPLEAHGAQITEAVSKITWTAKAGSEIKPGQFQEFDVSLGPLPESGDMIFKALQTYSDNTVVRWIDEPSTDGTEPESPAPVLKLTAAGAEGGDAAAAAPVATAVAEPAPAEDSDGTDVFGIAGLVAGVLALIVAMLAYARSARRPSGAVAAPSSSGSSPSAPSSDK
- a CDS encoding ATP-binding protein encodes the protein MRRPRELSLRARLVLVSVLALTVGLAAGGVLLIGVLNFALLRAISTETQETARGVVNLIDQKSLSQRIEANPAMQVQVIDARGRVLAISAGADRLVPMLHDDELNGLRDGEVRDIPGSRIGLPGDARVVMLTAGPPTDPQRVLVARSTNDLRQGVHILRLALLVTFPLIIALLAIVLWRALGAALHPVDALRAGAEEITGGTRAGRLPVPESRDEIHRLAVTLNGMLSRLESARVRQRAFVADAAHELRSPLTNMRTELEVAQRLPDTDWAALTGDLLTDVDRLSRLVDDLLLLARADDGGGRAVAAPFRSVDLGALVGDVADRYPAVTYVRPPAPMEVTGEPDALGRVVANLLDNAVRHATSSVQATVSENGTYRLITVTDDGPGIPQADRERVFDRFTRLDDARARDAGGSGLGLAIVRELVRRHGGIVTLSDASPGLRVDVRLPALHEKFAGN